A genomic stretch from Hemibagrus wyckioides isolate EC202008001 linkage group LG02, SWU_Hwy_1.0, whole genome shotgun sequence includes:
- the nme4 gene encoding nucleoside diphosphate kinase, mitochondrial, whose amino-acid sequence MMAAVTQCVLKRCLMNSGTRIIPRAHQQTHVRTNSSASDIPGVKERTLVAIKPDGVQRRLIGQIIKRFEQRGFRLVGLKMVQVSEELLAQHYVALRKKPFYPSVLQYMTSGPVVAMVWEGHNVIKSTRMLVGHTNPAEAEPGTLRGDFSIHVSRNVVHASDSAEVAQKEISLWFQRSELIDWVCCDHGNIYHP is encoded by the exons atgatggcggctgtaacacagtgtgtgttgAAGCGTTGTCTCATGAACAGCGGGACCCGGATCATCCCGCGAGCTCATCAACAGACGCACGTGCGGACCAACAGCAGtgcctcag ACATTCCTGGTGTAAAAGAGCGCACTTTGGTTGCCATCAAGCCGGATGGGGTTCAGAGgcgtctgattggtcagatcaTAAAACGCTTCGAGCAGCGAGGGTTCCGACTGGTGGGTCTGAAGATGGTGCAG GTATCTGAAGAGTTGCTAGCTCAGCATTATGTAGCTCTACGTAAGAAACCGTTCTACCCCAGCGTACTGCAATATATGACCTCAGGGCCTGTGGTGGCGATG GTGTGGGAGGGCCACAATGTAATAAAGTCCACACGTATGCTAGTGGGACACACAAACCCCGCTGAAGCTGAACCGGGAACTCTGAGAGGAGATTTCAGCATTCATGTCAGCAG GAATGTTGTGCATGCCTCAGACTCAGCTGAAGTGGCCCAAAAAGAGATCTCGCTTTGGTTTCAGCGCTCCGAGTTGATTGACTGGGTGTGTTGTGACCATGGCAACATCTACCAtccatga